The sequence below is a genomic window from bacterium 336/3.
ACAGTACTCACCTTGATATTCGCAATCAAAACATTATTTTTACGTAATTTCCACTCTTTGCCTGCTAGTACATTGAGTACATAATTGGTATTGAAAGCTGTATTGCGTTCTATGCCATCACTACCTTTGTATTTAGAGTCAAAAATAGAACCCGTAATCAGGAAATAATAATTGTTTTTGAAAGAACGCTCTATAGTCATCTCTACTCCATAATTATAGCCTGTACCATTGTTTACAAGGCTATCTTGCTCCACAGGGGCAAAATCAGCTCCTGTATTGAGTGTAGAAAATGAAGTGGCTCTTTGCTCTACAGGAATATCAAACAAAGATTGATAATAAGCCTCTGCTCTGAAGACCAACTTATCAGCAAGATTATTTTCATAACCCAATACAGCATGATGACTGCGTGTAAAATCTAAATCTTTGTTGGTGTAAGTAACTCCTTGAGCTGTTGGAGTGATTACATAAGAACTATAAATACTCTGAATTTGACTATGCAATCCATAACCAATACTCAATGATTGTTTAGGAGTAACCAAATATTTTAATCCTACACGAGGCTCTACTATATGCTGATTATTCAGGCTATAATGTTGCCAATGAGCACCTGTATTGAGTGTAAGAGATGGACTGAAACGATGTTTCCATTGTACATACCCTTGAGAAAGTGTCGTATTGTCTTCAATATCAATTCTGACAGCCTCCGCTACACCTCCACCAAAAATATCCTTGTTAAAAAGATTAAAGTTTAAAAAATCTACGTTTACCCCAGCTTGAAAGCTGTTTTTAGCATTCAATTTGTGATTGATTGTGAAAACGGTTGCATATTTTTGGGTAGAAAATTTGGCTTCTCCGTTTCTAAACTCCTCTCTTGTAATAACACTAATAGAATCACCTAAAAATCTCTGTTCTGTACCCATAATACCAAACGTGAGTTTAGCAAATGTTTTAGGGCTGATTTGATGTTCGTAGCTTGCTCCTAAAATGCCTGTTTTGAAGTTTACAATAGTATTAGAATTCTCATCACCAAATAAATTATTTTTGGTAGTATCTTCTTTGTTACCCAAGAAACTTACATCACTCATCCCTGCAAGACTAAACAACGTGAATTTCCCTTTTTTACCAACAGGTAGATTGATTTTTAAGTTAATATCCTGATAGTTAGGGGTTGCATTGCCTGTTCCAAAATTGATGCCCAAAGTGTTGAAAAGAGAAAGTGTAGAATAACGATAATTGATTAGAAAAGAACCTTTATAATTTTTAGAAAAAGGTCCTTCTGCACCTACTTCAAAACCATTGAAACCAATTTGCCCTACAAATTCGTGTTTATCAGTATTTCCATCTCTCAGGCGTAAATCAAATACACCAGCACTGGCGTTACCATATTGAGCAGGAAAAGCACTTGTGATAAAATCAGATTTTGCCAAAACGTTGTTATTGAGCATACTTACTGGACCACCAGTTGTCCCAAAAGCTGAAAAGTGATTGGGATTAGGAATGTTTAAACCTTCCATTTGCCAAAGCATGCCAGTAGGGGAGTTTCCACGTACCACAATATCATTTCTGGAGTCATTACCTGAAATAACACCTGCATAATTGGCTGCCATACGGCTTGGGTCACCCAAAGCACCTGCATAGCGTTTCGTCTCTTCTGTATTGAACGACCTAGCACTTAACGTAGTGTATTCGTTATTGGTTACAGAACCATCTTTGGTTCTGTCATAAGAAACTGTAATAGATTCAATTTCAGATAAATCTTCTTGTAAGTCAGCATTTAGATAAACTTCTTTACCTGCTGTTACCATAATATCAGCAAAAGTTTTTTCTTCATAACCTGTAAAGGATATTTTAAAAGTCTGTCTGCCCAAAGGAACATTTTCTATTTTGAAATAGCCTTGTTCATCTGAAACTGCTCCTTTTTTGAGCGTATCAGAGCCAATCAGTTGCACTAAAACACCTGCAAGAGGCTGTTTTGAGGCTTCATCAATAATTCTGCCTTTTACAGTTTGGGTGTTTTGAGAATAGCCTATCAAAAGTATCAACCAAAACAAAAGTGTAGTCCAAATCTTTTTCATAAAAATTATGTTTAGATGTTTGAACAAATTTGTGGGTTATCACTGAATCTAAAAATGTAAAACTTACCGAACCGTATAAACTCTGCCCCGAACCGTAAAAATTAGAAACCGAAAAAAAATGATAGATTTAAAAGAATTGTTAGAAGAGCAATATGAGTTGTATAATCAACCTAATTTTATACCCAACGACCCTATCAGTATTCCTCATCAATTTACTAAAAAACAAGATATTGAAATAGCAGGTTTGTTCGCTTCAGTACTTGCTTGGGGGCAACGCAAAACGATTATCAAGAAATGCACAGAACTCATGGAAAAAATGGATAACAGCCCTTATAAGTTTGCTTTAAATCATCAAGAATCAGATTTAAAGCGTTTTCTGAGCTTTAAACACCGAACCTTCAATGCAGAGGATACCTTGTATTTTATTCATTTCTTGAAATACTGGTATGGTAAAAATGAATCTTTGGAAACGGCTTTTAGTCAGCATCTTAAAAATACAGATGAAACCATTGAAAATGCTTTAATAGGTTTTGAAAAGCTATTTTTTAGCCTACCTGAAGCCCCCAAACGTACTCGAAAACATATTTCTACACCTGCTCGCAACTCTGCTTGTAAGCGTCTGTGTATGTATTTGCGTTGGATGGTGCGAAAAGATGATAAAGGTGTGGATTTTGGGATTTGGGAAAATATAAGTCCTTCTCAGCTCATCTGCCCCTGTGATGTGCATGTGGAGCGTATTGGAAGAGAGCTAAAACTCATTACACTTCCTAAAACCAACTGGAAAATGGCTCTGGAACTGACCAAAAACCTTAAAGATTTTGATGCCAATGACCCTGTAAAATATGATTTTGCTCTTTTTGGAACTGGTGTGATGGAGAAAATGAAAAAGTAAAAAAGTAAAAATATGCTATTTAATCATAACAATGTTCAAACCAAATCGTATTTCCACTATATGTAATACATCTGATATTGTGTTCCCAAATGGTCCATCCATTTTCATCAAAGTCAATCAATAAATAAGTTCCTTTGTGAAAATCTGCTTTAAATGCTACATACTCTTTTCTTTGAGTCAATAGTAAATGTATAGGGACATTGTTTAATTTATGTTTACTCTTAAACATAAAAACATTGCCTTGTGAAGAATTACAATTTTGTATATTTAAACATAAAGTAGTGAAAAGGGTATCTTTAATGTATATTTTAAGTGAATCGGGTAGATCTCCAGAACCATCTAAAACGAAATAAAGAAAAGTCTTATTCCTATATTGTTTTTTAATTTTTTCTTTATGTTTTTTATGAAAAATATAGTTTTTTTGGGTTAAGCCTTTTGCATTAAACCAAACTTGGCCATAACAAAAACTTATAGCTGATATTGCTAAAAGTAAAATAACCATCTTTTTCATCTTTTTCTTGTGACTTGATTAAATCATAAATATTATAATGGCTTCTCCAGCAAGCAAAAATATAATTTCATACTAAGATTAGTTAATATTTGTCAAGCATATATCATACTCATTAATCATTTGTTTTTTATAACTATTTTAAAAAGCTTCTGCCACACTAATATAATATTGTCCACCTTCACGACCATAGGCATAATCGAAACGAATATTAAGCCTTTCAGCAGGGTTAATCACAAAACGCAGACCTGTTCCGACAGAATATTTCAGTGTTCTGAAACGCAAATCAGAGGCTTTATTGAAAATATCACCAACTCCTGCAAAGGTTGTCAGTCCCAAACGCCAAACTAATGGAAATCTGTATTCTACCTGCGAAGCAATAAAATTCTTGTCTCTGAATCGGTTTTTAGGGTAGCCTCTCAAAATATCCTCACCACCCAGCGTGGACATATCTAAAAATGGAACATCACCAAATGTAAACTTGGCTTTGGTTTGGAAAGCAATAATATTTTTAGGCTTAATCTGCCAATATTTCTGATATGCCCCATTGATATTTACAAAATTGAAAGAGCTTCCTAAAATAGGAGTAAAAAAATAACTGGAAACTTCAGCCAGTGAGCCTTTATAAGCATTGATGATATTATCTCTTGTATCAATGACAGCTACAAAACCTAATGCTGAGCCTATACCACCTTTATAGCCAGAGATAGAACCACTTTCAAGAATGCCACCAGTTGTATATTTAAAACCATATTCTTTCTCAAATTCATAATCAAAACCAATAAAAAAATCGTGTTTAATCTTCTTTAAAAACATAGCCTTGATTTGCATCAGATTGTAGGCATATCTTTCTTCATTTTCTTTAGACGTATTATTTCCAATACCATAAAATCTATCAGGGAAATTACGAAAACGAATATCTCCTTTGAGTAAAAAATCTTCATTTCTTGTGAAAATATTCCATGTAGCCCAAACATCTGTCTGTTTATTTTGGGTATAATCTGCCAAAAATTGTACAAAAGAAGTTCGAGTTTCTTTCTCTAAAGAATCTTTGGGTGGAATTTTAAAATAATACACACCTGCCCCTCCAAATGCCCATCGGGTATCTGGCGTATAATAAATGAGTGGAAGAAAAAATAAACCTTTTTTTTCTGTACTGACAGTATCATCTAAACTAGAGAAGCCTAAAATTTTTTTCTTTTTCTGAGCATTTACAGAACTACACAGTCCCAAAAAAATAATAATGAAGAGAAGAAAAAGTATCTTCTTCGATATATAAGAAATCATGAATGTATATTTGAAAATCCAATATAAAAAATAAGAATTTAATCAATTACTTCTTATCCAATTTTATTCTCTCATCTCTGTTGGCTATTTCCCAAGCTGTCAGGAAAATGAGTTGGGCTATTTTAGTCATTTTGGGGTAATGAATTTTTTCAGGAGTATCAGTGGGTTTGTGATAATCTTCATGCAAACCACTAAAATAAAAAATGACAGGAATACCTTTTTTAGCAAAATTGTAATGGTCAGAACGGTAATAAAGCATTTCAGGATGACTTACATCATTGTAGGTATAATCGAGTTTGAGTTGTAAAGAGTTTTTGTTTACATCTTCTTGTAAGTTGTATAAATCCATAGAAAGTTTATCAGAGCCTATCAGATACACATAATCAGTAGTTTTGGTAGCTAAATATTTATCATCAATGCGTCCAATCATGTCTGTATTCAAATCTACAACAGTTTTATTGACAGGAAAAATAGGGTCAAAATCTGCATAATACTGCGAACCCAATAAACCCACTTCTTCGCCAGATACCAGCATAAATACAATGCTACGTCTTGGACCTTTTCCTGCTTTTTTTGCTTTCATAAAGGCTTCTGCCATTTCCAAAATAGAAGAAGTTCCCGAACCATTATCATCAGCACCATAATGAATTTTATTATCTTCAATGCCTATATGGTCGTAATGAGCAGAAATAATGACAAACTCATCTTTCTTGTCTGTGCCTTCAATCCAGCCTATTACGTTTTCAGTTTCGAGGGCTTCACTGGGGTTTCTGTTATCAGAATCCCTATTTCTATATAGAGCCATTCCCCAGCCAGATTTGACTACTTTAAACTTCTGAAAATAAGAACTATCTTTACCTGTTACAACAGCAGGCAATAAACCAATACGTTTCATTTCTTTGGCAATATATTTGGCAGCCTTTTTTTGTCCAATGCTGGCAGTCATTCTGCCTTGCATAGAGTCGGATGCAATAATATATAAATGCTTTTTTAAGTCATGAGAAGTAATTGTTTTGGCATAAAACCAAGCAGATGTATCTTTAATTGTAGATTGATAACCTGTGTTTTGAGCATACGATACAATACTGAAAAAAGAGGCAAAAAGAGTAAAGTAAAAACGCATAGAATCTAATTATTTGAAATCACAATATACAAATTTTATACCTATCCTCAATAAAAAACTCCTAAACAATTCAGGTTTAGGAGTTTTGGAGTAAAATAACCATTTAACTATTTTAATTTATTTCTGAAAAAGGCAATGGTTAGTTGATAAGCTTTTTCAGTAGCTTCTTTGTCATAATTGGGGTTACTTGGATTGGCAAAAGCATGTTCAGCATTGAAGCTATTGATAGATGCTTTTTTCTTTAGAGTCTGTAAATTCTTTTCAAATTCTGCTACAACTTCAGGGCTAATCCATTTTTCTTTGCTTGCAAAAATACCTAAAACAGGAGCTTTTAAGGTTTTAAGTTTTTCAACATCTTTTTCTGGCATACCGTAATACATTACACATGCTTTGGCTTGTTTACCAGCCAAAAGAGCAGTTTGTAAAGACCAGCCTCCACCAAAACACCAGCCAATTGTACCTATTTTAGCACTCTTACCAGCATAAGCAAAAGCTCCTTTGATAATAGTTTGTGCTCTTTCTGATTTTACAGCTTGCATATACTGGGCAGCTTCTTCACGAGAAGTAGCAACTTTTTTATCATAAAGGTCTAAGGCAATGACATTCACGTCTCCCAAATCGTTATAAATCTTTTCAGCCTCTCTCTTGATGTGGTCGTTCAAGCCCCACCACTCATGAATCACAAAAATATATTTCTTGGATGGTTTTGCAGCCTTCAATTCATAACCATAAGCTTCTGTGCCATCAGCAGCCTTGAAAGTAATGTCTTTTCCCACATCACTAATATGTTTGTAAGGTAAAGGCAAGTCATGGCTCATTCTAAAAGATTGCTCATCAGCCAATTCTGCAAAACTATTGGTTGCAGAAGGTACTTGACAACAAGTTTGGGCGTATAGTACTCCACCAAAAAGTGCCATCACAATTGATAATAAGATTTTTTTCATAAAATTTGAGTTTATGTGTTGTAACATTTAAGGAACACTATGAATATAGAAAAGGTTTTAGAAACTATTTCTTATTAGTATTTTTCTTAAACTTTTGTGTGGCAATCATGTGTAACATATCCTTTTTTACGAAATCTATCACAGGAGCAAGGGAGTCGTTTTCGGTAGCAGTTCTGAAATAAATAGCTGCTCTTAGAAAATGTTTTACAGAGTCAGTGGTATAAAACTGTAAATGGCTGGGAATTTCACCAGTAAGTCCCAAAGCCAAAACAGGTTGATTATCAGCATTTCTATGCTCATAATATTTCATAGCATCAGCTCTGTATAGGTGTTTGGAAGCAAGACGATGTGAGTCTTCAATAAGTTCCATTAACTTTTTTTGTGGGTCATCACTGATGTCTTTATAGGTAATTTGGATTTCAGCTCGTCCTAATTTTGGATAAATCACATGAATCCAATAAGGTTCAGCTATTTTGGAACTATCCTTACGAATAATTGCATGTTTAGAATATTCAAAAGTATAAGGATAAGTAGTATCCAAACCAACATATTCGCTTTTTGGTAAACTGATTCTGTTAAAGCCTTTGGGTTTAGGAGCAAAATTCTCTTCATCATCTCCGCAACTCCACAATACAAGAGATAATATGCAGGTATAAAGCAATTGTTTCATTATGCTTGATTTTTTAAGAACCATTCTATTGTTTTTTGTAAACCTTCTTTTGCAAAAACTTGAGGCTCATAGTCCAGTAAACTTTTGGCTTGTGAAATATCTGCCAAACTATCTTTTACATCACCTTTTCTTGCATCTCCAAAATAAGGTTCTATCTTTTTATCTAAAATTTCACGAATCAAATCAAATATTTCTTTTACAGAAAGTCGTTCGCCACAGGCTACATTATAAACCTTGTTGGGAGCTTCAGAATTTTTAGAAAACATAGCCTTGATATTGGCTTGTATAGCATTTTCTACAAATGTAAAATCTCTACTCTGTGAGCCATCTCCATTGATAGTAGGTGCTTGATTGTTCTTTAAAGCATTGATAAACAAAGGAATCACAGCAGCATATGCACCTTGAGGACTTTGCTTATATCCAAAAACATTGAAATAACGTAAACCAATACTTTCTGTGCCATAACTTTTAGCGAAAATTTCGGCATAAAGCTCATTGATATACTTTGTGAGAGCATAAGGAGATAAAGGTTTTCCTATTTGATTTTCTTGCTTGGGAAGAACGGGGCTATCACCATATACCGAAGAAGAAGATGCATAAACCAATCGCTTGACATTCTGTTCTTTACATGCCCATAGAATATTCAAAAAGCCTGTTACATTGGCTTCATTACTTGCAATAGGATTGTTGAGACTACGAGGTACAGAACCCAAAGCAGCCTGATGTGATACATAGTCTATTCCTTGACAAGCTTTCATGCAGGTCTCAGAATCAGTAATAGAACCTTCAATAAACTCAATCTGATTATTTTTAACAAAAGACTCTATATTCTTAAAGAAACCAGTAGAAAGGTTGTCTAAAACCCTGATTTTATTAGCTTTATGATAAACAAGATATTCTACAATATTTGAACCTATAAATCCAGCACCACCTGTAATTAAAAAATTATACTTGCTTAAATCTTCTTGATGAAAAGCGACCATTTTATATAGTTAATAAATTATAAGTGATGAGTCATGTGTTTTGATCTTTACATTTTATAGTATTCAATACGCATGGCT
It includes:
- a CDS encoding dienelactone hydrolase, with amino-acid sequence MKKILLSIVMALFGGVLYAQTCCQVPSATNSFAELADEQSFRMSHDLPLPYKHISDVGKDITFKAADGTEAYGYELKAAKPSKKYIFVIHEWWGLNDHIKREAEKIYNDLGDVNVIALDLYDKKVATSREEAAQYMQAVKSERAQTIIKGAFAYAGKSAKIGTIGWCFGGGWSLQTALLAGKQAKACVMYYGMPEKDVEKLKTLKAPVLGIFASKEKWISPEVVAEFEKNLQTLKKKASINSFNAEHAFANPSNPNYDKEATEKAYQLTIAFFRNKLK
- a CDS encoding Vi polysaccharide biosynthesis protein VipB/TviC, with translation MVAFHQEDLSKYNFLITGGAGFIGSNIVEYLVYHKANKIRVLDNLSTGFFKNIESFVKNNQIEFIEGSITDSETCMKACQGIDYVSHQAALGSVPRSLNNPIASNEANVTGFLNILWACKEQNVKRLVYASSSSVYGDSPVLPKQENQIGKPLSPYALTKYINELYAEIFAKSYGTESIGLRYFNVFGYKQSPQGAYAAVIPLFINALKNNQAPTINGDGSQSRDFTFVENAIQANIKAMFSKNSEAPNKVYNVACGERLSVKEIFDLIREILDKKIEPYFGDARKGDVKDSLADISQAKSLLDYEPQVFAKEGLQKTIEWFLKNQA